TCGAAAAACCTAGTCAAAACCATAAAACCGCGCGCAGTTGTCCCACAGGATCTTTCGCTTTGCGTCGTCGGGCAGGTCGAGTTCCAGGAATTCATCCACGGCGTGGGGATACCTGGAGTCGCCGTGGGGATAGTCGGTGGAGAAAACGAGCTGGTCGTAGCCGAACTCCTCGATGGTGAACCGCGCCGGGGTCTCGTCCG
This is a stretch of genomic DNA from Deltaproteobacteria bacterium. It encodes these proteins:
- a CDS encoding amidohydrolase family protein, which encodes DETPARFTIEEFGYDQLVFSTDYPHGDSRYPHAVDEFLELDLPDDAKRKILWDNCARFYGFD